Proteins from one Streptosporangium becharense genomic window:
- the folK gene encoding 2-amino-4-hydroxy-6-hydroxymethyldihydropteridine diphosphokinase — MRAVIALGSNLGDRMATLQGAVDALFGIPGLAFVAVSPVFETDPVGGPDQGPYLNAVVIAETGLEPRALLDRAQSVENTFGRVRVERWGPRTLDVDLITVGGVVMDDPDLTLPHPRAHERAFVLVPWAAADPDAVLSGRRVADLLAGLDRDYVRPRDDLALLGPA, encoded by the coding sequence ATGAGGGCCGTGATCGCGCTCGGGAGCAACCTGGGCGACCGGATGGCCACCCTGCAAGGCGCGGTCGACGCGCTCTTCGGCATCCCGGGGCTCGCGTTCGTCGCGGTGTCGCCGGTCTTCGAGACCGACCCGGTGGGCGGTCCCGACCAGGGGCCGTACCTCAACGCGGTGGTGATCGCCGAGACCGGGCTGGAACCCCGGGCGCTTCTCGATCGTGCTCAGAGTGTGGAGAACACCTTCGGCCGGGTCCGCGTCGAGCGCTGGGGCCCGCGCACCCTGGACGTCGACCTGATCACCGTGGGAGGGGTCGTCATGGACGACCCCGACCTGACGCTCCCGCACCCCCGGGCTCACGAGCGCGCGTTCGTGCTGGTGCCGTGGGCCGCGGCCGACCCCGACGCCGTCCTGTCCGGCCGCAGGGTGGCCGACCTGCTGGCCGGGCTCGACCGGGACTATGTGCGGCCCCGCGACGATCTCGCCCTCCTGGGGCCGGCGTGA
- a CDS encoding acyltransferase family protein, with amino-acid sequence MSEHDGVATPPAATGPRRDKYVDWLRAFSLLVVVLWHWAFTMLAWGPDGPSPTSPLGFTSGLWILTWLLQVMPLFFYVGGHVHLLSWHRACERGVGIGTFVWRRIRSLAIPALALAGTWVVLGVIVTQAFGIRWMDKVVLLVISPLWFIGVYLTLVALLPVSLWLHRHFDVLALIWLGGAALVVDVLRLRYGYEAVGWLNMVIVWGLAHQAGFFYDRVVRLPRRFDAALLWTGLFALFGLVYSGIYPGSMVGVPGDRLSNMAPPTFVIVALLTFQVGLVEMVRPFMERLLERPGWQRVNETVNRFALPLFLFHTTGMAIWVALTWGLLGGAPAASVAPPDVFWWLERPLAVGGALVCTLPVIMLFGRRWTGSSRRREAPNPEVPNPEAADPA; translated from the coding sequence ATGAGCGAACACGACGGCGTGGCGACTCCCCCGGCGGCCACCGGGCCGCGGCGCGACAAGTATGTCGACTGGCTGCGGGCGTTCAGCCTGCTCGTCGTGGTCCTGTGGCACTGGGCGTTCACGATGCTGGCCTGGGGACCGGACGGCCCGTCGCCGACCAGCCCGCTGGGCTTCACCTCGGGGTTGTGGATCCTGACGTGGCTGCTCCAGGTGATGCCGCTCTTCTTCTACGTGGGCGGCCACGTCCACCTGCTGTCGTGGCACCGGGCGTGCGAACGCGGCGTCGGCATCGGCACCTTCGTGTGGCGGCGCATCCGCAGCCTGGCGATCCCCGCGCTGGCGCTCGCGGGCACCTGGGTCGTGCTGGGCGTGATCGTGACGCAGGCGTTCGGGATCCGGTGGATGGACAAGGTCGTCCTGCTCGTCATCAGCCCGCTGTGGTTCATCGGCGTCTACCTGACGCTGGTCGCCCTGCTTCCCGTCTCGCTCTGGCTGCACCGGCACTTCGACGTGCTGGCCCTGATCTGGCTCGGTGGCGCGGCGCTCGTGGTCGACGTGCTGCGGCTGCGCTACGGGTACGAGGCGGTGGGCTGGCTGAACATGGTCATCGTCTGGGGGCTGGCGCACCAGGCGGGCTTCTTCTACGACAGGGTGGTGAGGCTGCCGCGCCGTTTCGACGCCGCGCTCCTGTGGACCGGGCTGTTCGCCCTGTTCGGCCTGGTCTACTCCGGCATCTACCCGGGCTCGATGGTGGGCGTGCCCGGCGACCGGCTCTCCAACATGGCACCGCCGACCTTCGTCATCGTGGCCCTGCTGACCTTCCAGGTCGGCCTGGTGGAGATGGTGCGGCCGTTCATGGAACGCCTGCTGGAACGCCCGGGATGGCAGCGCGTGAACGAGACGGTCAACAGGTTCGCGCTGCCGCTGTTCCTGTTCCACACGACCGGTATGGCGATCTGGGTGGCGCTGACCTGGGGGCTGCTCGGCGGCGCCCCCGCCGCGAGCGTCGCCCCGCCGGACGTGTTCTGGTGGCTGGAGCGGCCCCTGGCCGTCGGTGGAGCGCTGGTGTGCACGCTGCCGGTCATCATGCTGTTCGGCCGCAGGTGGACCGGTTCCTCACGACGGCGGGAGGCACCGAACCCGGAGGTCCCGAACCCGGAGGCCGCCGACCCCGCGTAG
- a CDS encoding DUF3180 domain-containing protein has translation MRPTRPGVLAGIAVVFAILAWGALKPLYASLPGLPWTAIPTVFLLALGEFYSGWMTRARIHRRPGTKPVEPLAVARLAALAKASAYGGAAFAGLFAGFTLYTAGLLGRFDQGVPWRDFYIAGGSFLACVLLVCSALYLEYCCKVPKDSGEAGR, from the coding sequence GTGAGGCCTACCCGTCCCGGCGTGCTCGCCGGGATCGCCGTCGTGTTCGCGATCCTCGCCTGGGGGGCTCTGAAGCCGCTCTACGCGTCCCTGCCCGGCCTGCCCTGGACCGCCATCCCGACGGTGTTCCTGCTCGCGCTGGGTGAGTTCTACAGCGGGTGGATGACCCGGGCCAGGATCCACCGCAGGCCAGGCACCAAGCCGGTCGAGCCGCTGGCGGTGGCCCGGCTGGCCGCCCTGGCCAAGGCGTCCGCGTACGGCGGCGCGGCCTTCGCCGGCCTCTTCGCCGGGTTCACCCTCTACACCGCCGGCCTGCTCGGCCGGTTCGACCAGGGGGTGCCCTGGCGCGACTTCTACATCGCCGGTGGCTCGTTCCTGGCCTGCGTGCTCCTGGTCTGCTCCGCGCTGTACCTGGAGTACTGCTGCAAGGTGCCGAAGGACTCCGGCGAGGCCGGACGCTGA
- a CDS encoding NADH-quinone oxidoreductase subunit D: protein MTEPRAEGAPRSLDVGIGAGAGAVQEAHGKELATEDMVLNIGPQHPSTHGVLRLRLTLDGERISAAEPIVGYMHRGAEKLFEVRDYRQIIVLANRHDWLSAFANELGVVLAVERMLGMETPVRAVWTRTLMAELNRVLSHLMFLGSYPLELGAITSIFYAFRERETLQAVMEEISGGRMHYMFNRVGGLKEELPEGWLGRVSRAVADVRRRLPDIENLISGNEIFLARTRGVGVLDRETIMQYGVSGPIARASGVDVDLRRDEPYLAYGELPVKVVTRSAGDCLARFEVLLEQLKVSLDLADACVERIRELPPGPINQRLPKVLKVPEGHTYAWTENPLGLNGYYLVSRGEKTPWRLKLRSASFNNVQVLREMLPGHLVSDMVAILGSLFFVVGDIDK, encoded by the coding sequence ATGACTGAGCCTCGTGCCGAAGGCGCACCCCGGAGCCTGGACGTGGGGATCGGTGCGGGAGCCGGCGCCGTGCAGGAAGCGCACGGCAAGGAGCTCGCCACCGAGGACATGGTCCTCAACATCGGGCCGCAGCACCCGTCCACGCACGGCGTGCTGCGGCTGCGGCTCACCCTGGACGGCGAGCGGATCAGCGCGGCCGAGCCGATCGTCGGCTACATGCACCGCGGCGCGGAGAAGTTGTTCGAGGTCCGCGACTACCGGCAGATCATCGTGCTCGCCAACCGGCACGACTGGCTGTCGGCGTTCGCCAACGAGCTGGGCGTCGTGCTGGCGGTGGAACGCATGCTCGGCATGGAGACGCCGGTCAGGGCGGTGTGGACCCGCACCCTGATGGCCGAGCTCAACCGGGTGCTCAGCCATCTGATGTTCCTCGGCTCCTATCCCCTGGAACTCGGCGCGATCACCTCGATCTTCTACGCGTTCCGGGAGCGCGAGACCCTCCAGGCGGTGATGGAGGAGATCTCCGGCGGACGCATGCACTACATGTTCAACCGGGTCGGCGGCCTGAAGGAGGAGTTGCCCGAGGGGTGGCTGGGCCGGGTCTCCCGGGCGGTGGCCGACGTGCGGCGCCGACTGCCCGACATCGAGAACCTGATCTCCGGAAACGAGATCTTCCTGGCCCGCACGCGCGGCGTGGGCGTCCTGGACCGCGAGACGATCATGCAGTACGGCGTGAGCGGCCCGATCGCCCGCGCCTCCGGCGTCGACGTCGACCTGCGCAGGGACGAACCCTACCTGGCCTACGGCGAGCTGCCGGTGAAGGTCGTCACCCGGTCGGCCGGAGACTGCCTGGCCCGCTTCGAGGTGCTGCTGGAGCAGCTCAAGGTCTCCCTGGACCTGGCCGACGCCTGCGTGGAACGCATCCGCGAACTGCCGCCGGGGCCGATCAACCAGCGCCTGCCCAAGGTGCTGAAGGTGCCGGAGGGCCACACCTACGCCTGGACGGAGAACCCGCTGGGCCTCAACGGCTACTACCTGGTCTCGCGCGGGGAGAAGACACCGTGGCGGCTGAAGCTCCGCTCGGCCTCCTTCAACAACGTCCAGGTGCTGCGCGAGATGCTTCCCGGTCATCTCGTCTCCGACATGGTCGCCATCCTCGGCTCACTGTTCTTCGTCGTGGGCGACATCGACAAGTGA
- the folB gene encoding dihydroneopterin aldolase yields the protein MPDRISLKGLRVRGRHGVLPAERELGQEFVVDVVLFLDTAPAAAGDDLTLTVHYGELAEDLARVVAGEPVDLIETLAQRLADVCLAREQVWSVEVSVHKPAAPIPLPFDDVVVTITRSRS from the coding sequence GTGCCCGACCGGATCAGCCTCAAGGGGTTGCGGGTACGGGGCCGGCACGGTGTGCTTCCCGCCGAGCGGGAGCTCGGCCAGGAGTTCGTCGTCGACGTCGTCCTCTTCCTCGACACGGCGCCCGCGGCGGCCGGCGACGACCTGACCCTGACCGTCCACTACGGCGAGCTCGCCGAGGATCTGGCGCGGGTCGTGGCGGGTGAGCCGGTCGACCTGATCGAAACCCTGGCCCAGCGCCTGGCGGACGTCTGCCTGGCCCGCGAGCAGGTCTGGTCGGTGGAGGTCAGCGTCCACAAGCCCGCCGCGCCGATCCCGCTGCCCTTCGACGACGTGGTCGTGACGATCACCCGGAGCCGTTCATGA